From a single Pyxicephalus adspersus chromosome 11, UCB_Pads_2.0, whole genome shotgun sequence genomic region:
- the ETHE1 gene encoding persulfide dioxygenase ETHE1, mitochondrial translates to MGSVTIINKLLLGGVRRYCAMAAAGKGLIFRQLFEPVSCTYTYLLADESSKEAVLIDPVLETANRDAKLIKDLGLKMVYAANTHCHADHITGTGALKKLLPGCRSVISKDSGAIADLHIQEGDLLKFGNFSLEARSTPGHTDGCLTYVLNDKSMAFTGDALLIRGCGRTDFQQGCPNTLYNSVHSKIFSLPESCFLYPAHDYTGQTVTTVGEEKRLNPRLTKNEAEFVKIMNNLNLPRPAQIDIAVPANLKCGIQE, encoded by the exons ATGGGGAGTGTCACTATTATTAATAAGCTCCTTCTCGGAGGAGTTCGTAGGTACTGTGCCATGGCAGCAGCTGGAAAAGGACTTATCTTCAGGCAG CTCTTTGAGCCTGTCAGCTGTACATACACCTATCTGCTCGCCGATGAGTCCAGTAAGGAGGCCGTTCTGATCGATCCCGTACTGGAAACTGCCAACCGCGATGCCAAACTCATCAAGGATCTCGGCCTGAAAATGGTCTATGCAG CCAACACTCACTGCCATGCCGATCACATCACCGGCACCGGAGCGCTGAAGAAGCTGCTGCCCGGGTGTAGAAGTGTCATTTCCAAGGACAGCGGGGCCATCGCTGACCTCCACATTCAGGAAGGAGACCTCCTTAAGTTTGGAAACTTT TCCCTGGAGGCTCGGTCTACCCCTGGCCACACAGACGGTTGCCTTACCTATGTTCTGAATGATAAAAGCATGGCCTTTACTGGGGACGCTCTGCTCATCCGAGGCTGTGGTCGTACAGACTTCCAGCAAG GTTGTCCCAACACTCTGTACAATTCTGTGCACAGCAAGATTTTCAGCCTGCCTGAAAGCTGCTTCCTGTACCCAGCTCATGACTACACTG GTCAGACCGTGACCACGGTTGGCGAGGAGAAGCGATTGAACCCCCGACTGACCAAGAACGAGGCTGAATTTGTCAAGATCATGAATAACCTGAACCTGCCCAGACCAGCCCAGATAG ATATTGCCGTCCCTGCCAATCTAAAATGTGGCATCCAGGAATAA